From the Nonlabens marinus S1-08 genome, one window contains:
- a CDS encoding M48 family metallopeptidase, giving the protein MESQTLFYIIIGILVFDFVLERGLSYLNFTWYSKSIPSEVSDVYDIEEYERSQEYKKTNFRFGLISSSVSFTAILIFLFLDGFAIVDQWARSMVDGEILVAIVFFAIIAIAGELISLPFSYFGTFVIEERFGFNKTSRKTFLLDKIKGWLLTAILGSGLLTVIILCYQWAGDDFWWYVWMLVIVISLLMNMFYARLFVPLFNKQVPLQEGALKNKIKTYAESVGFQLEKIYVIDGSKRSTKANAYFSGFGSEKRVTLYDTLIDKLTEEEIVAVLAHEVGHYKKMHIIYNLLASTITTGFTLWLFSLFVDSDLLAQALGVSNASFHIGLIAFGLLYSPISTVTGIVMSSLSRKFEYQADHYAKETYKSAPLIAALKTLSKSSLSNLTPHPVYVFFNYSHPSLSQRIKAMN; this is encoded by the coding sequence ATGGAATCGCAGACCTTATTTTACATCATTATAGGTATTTTAGTTTTTGACTTTGTTTTAGAACGAGGTTTGAGCTATCTCAATTTCACCTGGTATTCTAAATCAATACCCAGCGAGGTCTCTGATGTTTATGATATAGAAGAATATGAGCGGTCACAAGAGTATAAAAAAACTAATTTCAGATTTGGTCTCATAAGCAGCAGTGTTTCTTTTACAGCAATTCTAATTTTTCTATTCCTAGACGGTTTTGCCATTGTTGACCAGTGGGCAAGATCCATGGTAGATGGGGAAATCCTTGTAGCCATTGTGTTTTTTGCGATTATAGCTATCGCTGGAGAACTGATCTCATTGCCTTTCTCTTACTTTGGAACTTTTGTAATAGAAGAACGTTTTGGATTCAATAAAACTTCGAGAAAAACATTCCTACTGGATAAAATTAAAGGTTGGCTATTGACCGCTATTTTAGGCAGCGGTCTGCTCACGGTGATTATTTTATGCTATCAATGGGCGGGAGATGACTTTTGGTGGTACGTGTGGATGCTAGTTATCGTTATTTCCTTGTTGATGAATATGTTTTACGCACGCTTATTTGTACCCTTATTTAATAAACAAGTCCCACTGCAGGAAGGAGCATTAAAAAACAAAATCAAGACCTATGCAGAAAGCGTAGGTTTTCAATTAGAAAAAATTTATGTGATTGATGGTAGTAAACGATCTACAAAAGCAAATGCATATTTCAGCGGTTTCGGTAGTGAGAAGCGAGTGACATTATATGACACGCTTATTGACAAGCTTACCGAAGAAGAAATTGTTGCAGTACTAGCTCATGAAGTGGGTCATTACAAGAAAATGCATATCATTTATAATTTGCTGGCAAGCACGATCACCACTGGTTTTACCCTATGGCTCTTTTCTTTATTTGTAGATAGCGACTTATTAGCACAGGCATTAGGAGTATCAAATGCTTCCTTTCATATAGGTTTGATTGCATTTGGTTTGTTGTACTCCCCTATTTCTACGGTAACGGGTATTGTAATGAGTTCGCTTTCGCGAAAGTTTGAATACCAGGCAGACCATTACGCAAAAGAAACTTACAAGAGCGCACCACTCATCGCAGCATTAAAAACCTTATCCAAAAGTAGCTTAAGTAATTTAACACCGCACCCAGTCTACGTTTTCTTCAATTATTCGCATCCTAGTCTAAGTCAACGTATTAAGGCAATGAATTAA
- a CDS encoding TrmH family RNA methyltransferase, translating into MKYISSPHNALIRYAEQLQRKSKTRKKEGQFLIEGQREIQLARAGNFEMTQVLVCSEILLGREDFEPAQVRKQLTLEENTDIIAVSSEVYEKLAYRSGTEGCIAFAKAKNPHLSQLHLSNAPLILIAESPEKPGNIGALLRTADAANIDAVIIVDPVSDLYNPNVIRSSVGCVFTVPTAIASAADTIAFLKSNDINLYAATLQSSENYDRMDFTTATAIAVGTEATGLSKHLRDAAKTNIIIPMGGAIDSMNVSVSAAVLLFEAKRQRGFG; encoded by the coding sequence TTGAAATACATTTCCAGTCCTCATAATGCCCTGATAAGATATGCGGAACAGCTTCAACGCAAGAGTAAGACGCGTAAAAAAGAAGGCCAATTTCTCATAGAAGGTCAACGCGAGATCCAACTGGCGCGTGCTGGAAATTTTGAAATGACTCAGGTTTTAGTCTGTAGTGAAATTTTACTAGGTCGTGAAGATTTTGAACCTGCACAAGTAAGAAAGCAATTAACACTTGAGGAAAATACTGATATAATAGCTGTATCGTCTGAGGTCTATGAGAAATTAGCTTATCGCAGTGGGACTGAAGGTTGTATCGCTTTCGCGAAAGCGAAAAACCCACATCTTTCACAACTCCATTTATCTAATGCGCCGCTCATCCTTATCGCAGAATCACCTGAAAAACCTGGAAATATAGGAGCATTATTGCGAACTGCAGATGCAGCAAACATCGATGCCGTAATCATTGTGGATCCAGTCTCAGACTTATACAATCCTAATGTGATACGATCCAGCGTGGGCTGTGTTTTTACCGTTCCTACAGCTATCGCCAGCGCGGCAGACACTATTGCATTCTTGAAAAGCAACGACATAAATTTATATGCAGCCACGCTACAATCAAGTGAAAACTACGATCGCATGGACTTTACAACTGCCACGGCTATTGCTGTGGGGACTGAAGCTACAGGACTGTCAAAGCACTTGCGCGATGCTGCTAAAACAAATATCATCATACCCATGGGAGGCGCGATTGATTCCATGAACGTATCCGTTAGTGCTGCGGTACTTTTATTTGAAGCAAAACGCCAGCGTGGATTTGGTTAG